A region from the Brachyspira pilosicoli genome encodes:
- a CDS encoding septation ring formation regulator EzrA has translation MKSKKVIDNNKETKKEKKTYSLGAVFLVVIIFVIISIGLTFIRNMKSNEILQEAHSLDRQIEILEKEVKVLTARESELSSPNRFIETAIINGFSSAGNDDDIIYLKIESDK, from the coding sequence ATGAAAAGCAAAAAAGTTATTGACAATAATAAAGAGACAAAAAAAGAGAAAAAAACATATAGTCTTGGTGCTGTATTTTTGGTTGTTATTATATTTGTAATAATTTCTATAGGTCTTACTTTTATAAGAAATATGAAGTCTAATGAAATCTTACAAGAAGCTCATAGTTTGGATAGACAAATAGAGATTTTAGAAAAAGAAGTAAAAGTGCTTACTGCAAGAGAATCAGAATTGTCTTCTCCAAATAGATTTATAGAAACAGCTATAATTAATGGTTTTAGTTCTGCTGGAAATGATGACGATATAATATATTTAAAAATAGAGTCTGATAAATAA
- the trhA gene encoding PAQR family membrane homeostasis protein TrhA, whose protein sequence is MTINSKYITNTQKIGELYSAISHSIGALLSIAGFVLMLIKVNKNYIMPVIVYGVGIILLYTFSSIYHFFPDGKVKKLFRKFDHIGIYIFIAATYTPLCIFSLPKNIGMLILSVIWVCALIGVISNTILIYKSPILTIVLYISMGWIIAFAFKPLLKEFNIMHLSWLIWGGIFYTIGAFLYAIGKKYQDKTKQFTHDMFHIFVLMGSFSHYWFLYQYVIL, encoded by the coding sequence ATGACAATTAATTCAAAATATATTACAAATACTCAAAAAATAGGGGAATTATATTCAGCAATTTCGCATAGTATAGGAGCTTTACTCTCAATAGCTGGATTTGTTCTTATGCTTATAAAAGTAAATAAAAATTATATAATGCCTGTAATAGTTTATGGTGTTGGTATTATATTATTATACACTTTTAGTTCTATTTATCATTTTTTTCCAGATGGTAAGGTAAAGAAACTATTTCGCAAATTTGACCATATAGGAATATATATTTTTATAGCAGCTACATACACACCACTATGCATATTTTCTCTTCCAAAAAATATAGGAATGCTTATATTATCTGTGATATGGGTATGCGCATTAATTGGTGTAATATCAAATACTATTTTAATATATAAAAGTCCAATACTTACAATAGTTTTATATATATCCATGGGTTGGATTATTGCTTTTGCTTTCAAACCGCTTTTAAAAGAATTTAATATAATGCATTTAAGCTGGCTAATATGGGGAGGAATATTTTACACCATAGGGGCTTTTTTGTATGCAATAGGAAAAAAGTATCAGGATAAGACTAAACAATTTACACATGACATGTTTCACATATTTGTATTAATGGGGTCATTTTCTCATTATTGGTTTTTGTATCAGTATGTTATTTTATAG
- a CDS encoding HAD family phosphatase, with amino-acid sequence MLNIKLLIFDMDGTLIDSAYLNYYSYSNAFREFNINLDEEYYYKKCFGLHYKTFVSNILDLEKITKDKDILIEKIHTKKEEIYLNNLNLLEIHPFIYDTILSNHNKKNLALATTASPNGVYGILKEFKLDNLFDLVLTGADIINKKPHPEIFFKCMDYFNASNKETIIFEDSKVGLEAAYQTKAWVIKVENWTK; translated from the coding sequence ATGCTAAATATAAAACTATTAATATTCGATATGGACGGCACCTTAATTGACAGTGCTTATTTAAATTATTATTCATACAGCAATGCCTTTAGAGAATTTAATATAAATCTTGATGAAGAGTATTATTATAAAAAATGCTTTGGTTTGCATTATAAAACTTTTGTATCTAACATATTAGATTTAGAAAAAATAACAAAAGACAAAGATATTTTAATTGAAAAGATACACACTAAAAAAGAAGAAATATATTTAAATAATCTTAATCTTTTAGAGATTCACCCTTTTATATATGATACAATATTATCTAATCATAATAAAAAAAATCTTGCATTAGCAACGACAGCCTCACCAAATGGAGTATACGGCATATTAAAAGAGTTTAAATTGGATAATCTATTTGATTTGGTATTAACTGGCGCAGACATAATAAATAAAAAACCGCACCCAGAAATATTTTTCAAGTGTATGGATTATTTTAATGCTTCAAATAAAGAGACAATTATTTTTGAAGATAGCAAAGTAGGTTTAGAGGCAGCTTATCAAACTAAAGCTTGGGTAATAAAAGTAGAGAATTGGACTAAATAA
- a CDS encoding alpha-L-fucosidase codes for MKFKLIIFLVVLSFLSFSCGTKKILSSFEFRDEVGNYYIKKVDFPVSATIEEKVEMASRVIPTTNQYNWQSLELTAFIHFGINTFTGKEWGDGTESPSEFYPTDLDVDQWVRVLKDAGFKLIILTAKHHDGFCLWPTKTTSHSVASSPYKGGKGDIVKEFSDACKKYGVKMGLYLSPWDRNASSYGQGEAYNDFYVEQLTELVTGYGELTELWLDGAKGEGANQDYDIERWLEVLKKYQPNAVSAVMGEDVRWVGNEQGYGRETEWGVQGYKPNSYKDSESYNSSLGLVLTGKDLGSRDILKKVNSVYWYPSEVDVSIRPGWFYHDYETPKSLDKLIDIYYKSVGYNSVLLLNVPPDKRGQFDSKDIAVLGEFGNYIKTTFTTGLLKNVTNTWVNAKIGASKEYSLKTPSAINVLLIQENIMKGQRVEKFSVEVYSSGQWNKITVNSKEPNLTTIGYKRLVKFDTVQNAEKIRITLEEARTNANISQVNVYYSAK; via the coding sequence GTGAAGTTTAAATTAATTATTTTTCTAGTTGTTTTATCTTTTTTGTCATTTTCTTGCGGCACAAAAAAGATTTTATCTTCATTTGAGTTTAGAGATGAGGTTGGAAATTACTATATAAAAAAAGTTGATTTTCCAGTATCCGCTACAATAGAAGAAAAAGTAGAGATGGCTTCAAGAGTGATACCAACAACTAATCAATATAATTGGCAAAGTTTAGAGCTTACGGCTTTTATACATTTTGGCATAAATACTTTTACAGGTAAAGAATGGGGTGATGGTACAGAGAGTCCTAGTGAATTTTATCCTACGGATTTGGATGTTGATCAGTGGGTGAGAGTATTAAAAGATGCTGGTTTTAAGCTTATAATACTTACTGCAAAGCATCATGATGGTTTTTGTTTATGGCCAACTAAGACAACTAGTCATTCTGTAGCAAGTTCTCCATATAAGGGCGGCAAAGGAGATATTGTAAAAGAGTTTAGTGATGCCTGTAAGAAATATGGTGTAAAAATGGGGCTTTATCTCTCACCTTGGGATAGAAATGCCTCTTCTTATGGACAGGGAGAAGCTTATAATGATTTTTATGTTGAACAGCTTACAGAACTTGTTACTGGTTATGGAGAATTAACAGAGCTTTGGCTTGATGGGGCTAAAGGTGAAGGGGCTAATCAAGATTATGATATAGAAAGATGGTTAGAAGTATTAAAAAAGTATCAGCCTAATGCTGTTAGTGCTGTAATGGGTGAAGATGTTAGATGGGTTGGAAATGAGCAAGGCTATGGAAGAGAGACAGAATGGGGCGTTCAAGGCTATAAACCTAATTCTTACAAAGATTCTGAAAGTTACAATTCTTCACTTGGTCTTGTTTTAACAGGAAAAGACCTTGGAAGCAGAGATATATTAAAAAAAGTAAATTCTGTTTATTGGTATCCTTCTGAAGTTGATGTTTCTATAAGACCCGGTTGGTTCTATCATGATTACGAAACTCCAAAAAGTTTGGATAAATTAATAGATATTTATTATAAGTCTGTTGGATATAATTCTGTTTTGCTTTTAAATGTACCGCCAGACAAAAGAGGTCAATTTGATAGCAAAGATATAGCTGTTCTTGGTGAGTTTGGTAATTATATAAAAACTACTTTTACTACTGGACTGCTTAAAAATGTAACTAATACTTGGGTTAATGCTAAAATTGGAGCTTCTAAAGAATATTCATTAAAAACTCCTTCGGCAATTAATGTTTTACTTATTCAAGAAAATATTATGAAAGGTCAGAGAGTAGAGAAGTTTAGTGTTGAAGTTTATAGCTCTGGTCAATGGAATAAAATCACAGTTAATAGCAAAGAACCTAATTTAACTACTATAGGTTATAAAAGACTTGTAAAATTCGATACTGTTCAAAATGCTGAGAAGATACGAATAACTTTAGAAGAAGCAAGAACCAATGCTAATATATCTCAGGTTAATGTTTATTATTCTGCAAAATAA
- a CDS encoding UDP-N-acetylmuramoyl-L-alanyl-D-glutamate--2,6-diaminopimelate ligase yields the protein MKYFKDLIKGYDNLNIKEITKESLKLEIKSISYNSKLVKKNYIFVAIKGLKDDGHKYIESAIKNKASIIIYDIAADKSFINNLKEKYKNVCFVGSKNPRETLAYIASKLYDEPTKKMHSIAITGTNGKTTTSYLLKAALESAKNKTALIGTIKNMIGKSEIKTNLTTPESIDLESIFDKAYKKNVSHIVMEASSQALAMDRCDYINYDAAIFTNLTEDHLDYHIDMKNYLKAKLKLFSLLKQSSKKKKLAIININTDYFKEIKNYIKKLDLKMVTYGLNEKADYYAKIITLNSKYSEYEFYAKGKFISKVKLSLLGEFNVVNSLSVLAYAYEYKLDIEKVIKSIRKVQVSGRFEIVSDEKCPFIVAVDYSHTPDSLENILVESKKLKPNRVIVVFGCGGDRDRKKRPIMASIAEKYADISILTTDNQRTESIEQIMSDIEKGFTNSNYKKIIDRKEAIFDAIREAKENDIVIIAGKGHETYQIFPDKTIHFDDREVAKEALSNINKC from the coding sequence ATGAAATATTTTAAAGATCTTATAAAAGGCTATGATAATTTAAATATTAAAGAAATTACTAAAGAAAGCTTAAAATTAGAAATAAAATCCATATCTTATAATTCAAAACTTGTAAAAAAAAATTATATATTTGTTGCTATTAAAGGCTTAAAAGATGATGGTCATAAATATATAGAAAGTGCTATTAAAAATAAAGCAAGTATTATTATTTATGACATTGCTGCAGATAAAAGTTTTATTAACAATCTAAAAGAAAAATATAAAAATGTTTGTTTTGTAGGAAGCAAAAATCCAAGAGAAACTTTAGCATATATAGCTTCTAAACTCTATGATGAGCCTACAAAAAAAATGCATTCTATAGCTATAACAGGAACTAACGGAAAAACTACTACAAGCTATCTATTAAAAGCCGCATTAGAAAGTGCTAAAAATAAAACAGCTCTAATAGGTACTATAAAAAACATGATAGGCAAATCAGAAATAAAAACTAATCTTACAACTCCAGAATCTATAGATTTAGAAAGTATTTTTGATAAAGCATATAAAAAAAATGTTTCTCATATTGTAATGGAAGCTTCTTCTCAGGCTCTTGCTATGGATAGATGCGATTATATTAATTATGATGCTGCAATATTTACAAACCTCACAGAAGACCATTTGGATTATCATATTGATATGAAAAACTATTTGAAGGCTAAATTAAAATTATTTTCTCTGCTTAAACAAAGTTCCAAAAAGAAAAAATTAGCTATTATAAATATAAATACAGATTATTTTAAAGAAATAAAAAATTATATAAAAAAATTAGATTTAAAAATGGTTACTTATGGCTTAAATGAAAAAGCAGATTATTATGCCAAAATTATTACTCTAAACTCCAAATATAGTGAATATGAGTTTTATGCCAAGGGAAAGTTTATATCAAAAGTAAAACTATCTCTTTTAGGAGAGTTTAATGTAGTTAATTCTTTATCTGTTTTAGCTTATGCGTATGAATATAAATTAGATATAGAAAAAGTAATAAAATCAATCAGAAAGGTTCAGGTTTCTGGAAGGTTTGAAATAGTGAGCGATGAAAAATGTCCTTTTATTGTTGCTGTTGATTATTCTCATACTCCAGACAGTTTAGAAAATATATTAGTTGAATCTAAAAAATTAAAGCCTAATAGGGTAATAGTGGTATTTGGTTGCGGAGGAGACAGAGACAGAAAAAAACGCCCTATAATGGCTTCTATTGCAGAGAAATATGCTGATATATCTATATTAACTACAGATAACCAAAGAACTGAAAGCATAGAGCAAATAATGTCTGATATAGAAAAGGGTTTCACTAATTCTAATTATAAAAAGATAATAGACAGAAAAGAAGCTATATTTGATGCTATTAGAGAAGCAAAAGAAAATGATATAGTAATAATAGCGGGCAAAGGTCATGAAACCTATCAAATATTTCCAGATAAAACTATTCATTTTGATGACAGAGAAGTTGCTAAAGAAGCATTGTCAAATATTAACAAATGTTAG
- the groL gene encoding chaperonin GroEL (60 kDa chaperone family; promotes refolding of misfolded polypeptides especially under stressful conditions; forms two stacked rings of heptamers to form a barrel-shaped 14mer; ends can be capped by GroES; misfolded proteins enter the barrel where they are refolded when GroES binds), whose product MAAKQLLFDEEARRSLMRGVDALANAVKVTLGPRGRNVVIDKKFGPPTIINDGVTIAKEIELEDPFENMGAQIVKEVATKTNDVAGDGTTTATVLAQAMVKEGLKNVTSGANPMLIKRGIEKAVSEIVAHIKSEAKQIKGKEEIAQVATISANNDKEIGALISDAMEKVGKEGVITVEEAKSLETSLSLVEGMQFDRGYISPYFVTNGDSMTAELEDALVLIYDKKISNMKELLPVLEKIAQTGKPFIIIAEDIESEALATLVLNKMRGVLNVCAVKAPGFGDRRKAMLEDIAILTGGQVISEDLGMKLENTGLEHLGKAKKITVDKENTTIVEGAGKKGDVQARVATIKKQIEETDSDYDREKLQERLAKLSGGVAVINIGAATEVEMKEKKARVEDALSATRAAVEEGVIPGGGITYLHAQSKLDAIKLENPDEQVGVNIVKRAIEEPIRMIAQNAGLDGSVVAIEAKKQKGNMGFNALTNEWVDMLKAGIIDPAKVSRSALQNAASIASQVLTAEVIITDIPEPEKPMPPMPGGGMGGMY is encoded by the coding sequence ATGGCAGCAAAACAGTTGTTATTTGATGAAGAAGCTAGACGCTCCCTTATGCGTGGAGTAGATGCTTTAGCTAATGCAGTAAAAGTAACTTTAGGACCACGCGGACGTAATGTTGTAATAGACAAAAAATTTGGTCCTCCTACTATAATAAATGATGGTGTTACTATCGCTAAAGAAATAGAATTAGAAGACCCTTTTGAAAATATGGGTGCTCAAATAGTTAAAGAAGTAGCTACTAAAACTAATGATGTTGCTGGTGACGGTACTACTACAGCTACAGTTTTAGCTCAAGCTATGGTTAAAGAAGGTTTAAAAAACGTAACTAGCGGCGCTAATCCTATGCTTATTAAAAGAGGTATAGAAAAAGCAGTTAGCGAAATAGTTGCTCATATTAAATCTGAAGCTAAACAAATTAAAGGTAAAGAAGAGATTGCTCAAGTTGCTACAATTTCTGCAAACAACGATAAAGAAATAGGTGCTTTAATAAGCGATGCTATGGAAAAAGTTGGTAAAGAGGGTGTTATTACTGTTGAAGAGGCTAAATCATTGGAAACAAGCCTTTCATTAGTAGAAGGTATGCAATTTGACAGAGGTTATATTTCTCCATATTTTGTAACTAACGGAGACAGTATGACTGCTGAATTAGAAGATGCTTTAGTTCTTATTTATGATAAAAAAATATCTAATATGAAAGAACTTCTTCCTGTACTTGAAAAAATTGCTCAAACAGGAAAACCTTTCATTATTATTGCTGAAGATATAGAATCTGAAGCTTTAGCTACTTTAGTATTAAACAAAATGAGAGGAGTATTAAACGTATGTGCAGTTAAAGCTCCTGGTTTTGGCGACAGAAGAAAAGCTATGCTTGAAGATATTGCTATATTAACAGGCGGACAAGTTATCAGCGAAGATTTAGGTATGAAACTTGAAAATACTGGTTTAGAGCATCTTGGTAAAGCTAAGAAAATCACTGTTGATAAAGAAAACACTACTATAGTTGAAGGTGCTGGTAAAAAAGGTGATGTTCAGGCAAGAGTAGCTACTATTAAAAAACAAATAGAAGAAACTGACAGTGATTATGACAGAGAAAAATTACAAGAGAGATTAGCTAAACTATCAGGAGGAGTTGCTGTTATTAATATCGGTGCTGCTACTGAAGTAGAAATGAAAGAGAAAAAAGCTCGTGTTGAAGATGCTTTATCTGCAACTCGTGCTGCTGTTGAAGAGGGAGTTATTCCTGGCGGCGGTATCACTTACTTACATGCTCAATCTAAACTTGATGCTATTAAATTAGAAAATCCTGATGAGCAAGTTGGTGTTAATATAGTAAAAAGAGCTATAGAAGAACCTATAAGAATGATAGCACAAAATGCTGGTTTAGACGGTTCTGTTGTTGCTATTGAAGCTAAAAAACAAAAAGGCAATATGGGTTTCAACGCTCTTACTAATGAGTGGGTTGATATGTTAAAAGCTGGTATTATTGACCCTGCTAAAGTATCAAGAAGTGCTTTACAAAATGCTGCTTCTATTGCTTCTCAAGTATTAACTGCTGAAGTTATTATTACTGATATACCTGAACCTGAAAAACCAATGCCTCCAATGCCTGGCGGCGGAATGGGTGGTATGTATTAA
- a CDS encoding GNAT family N-acetyltransferase encodes MKDKVFSIRFATIDDVSTILKFIKELASYEKLENEVVATEDILKEWIFEKNKAEVLIALEDDVPIGYALFFHNFSTFLGKAGIYLEDLYIRESFRGLGYGKRLLKELAKIAVERGCERLDWQCLDWNKSSIDFYLSINAVKMEDWYTYRLSHDNLKEFSKK; translated from the coding sequence ATGAAAGATAAAGTATTTAGCATAAGATTTGCCACTATAGATGATGTTTCTACTATATTAAAGTTTATTAAGGAGTTAGCTTCTTATGAAAAGCTTGAAAATGAGGTTGTTGCTACTGAGGATATATTAAAAGAATGGATATTTGAAAAAAATAAGGCTGAAGTTTTGATTGCTTTAGAAGATGATGTTCCTATTGGGTATGCTTTATTTTTTCACAATTTTTCTACTTTTTTAGGCAAGGCTGGTATATATTTAGAGGATTTATATATTAGAGAGAGTTTTAGAGGGTTGGGATATGGAAAGAGATTATTAAAGGAGCTTGCTAAGATTGCTGTTGAGAGAGGGTGTGAAAGGCTTGATTGGCAATGTTTGGATTGGAATAAGAGCAGTATTGATTTTTATTTATCTATTAATGCTGTTAAAATGGAAGATTGGTATACTTATAGATTAAGTCATGATAATTTAAAAGAGTTCTCTAAAAAATAA
- a CDS encoding glutathione peroxidase, translating to MSIYDYTVKDAEGKDVKLKKYEGKVLLIINSATKUGFTKQYSALQDLYKKYKKDGFEILDFPCNQFGGQAKEPIEEIAEFRKEKYGITFKLFDKVKVNSKNADPLFTYLRTEKPTEEGVDKIRWNFGKFLIDRQGNIVGRYDPRVKPEELDEIVSELLKKE from the coding sequence ATGAGTATATATGACTATACAGTAAAAGATGCTGAAGGCAAAGATGTGAAATTAAAAAAATATGAAGGAAAAGTTCTGCTTATAATTAATAGTGCCACTAAATGAGGGTTTACTAAACAATATTCTGCGTTGCAGGATTTATACAAAAAATATAAAAAGGATGGTTTTGAAATATTAGACTTTCCTTGCAATCAATTCGGCGGACAAGCAAAAGAGCCTATTGAAGAGATTGCTGAGTTTAGAAAAGAAAAATACGGCATTACTTTTAAGCTATTTGACAAAGTAAAAGTTAATAGCAAAAATGCTGACCCTTTATTTACTTATTTAAGAACTGAAAAACCAACCGAAGAAGGTGTTGATAAAATAAGATGGAATTTTGGTAAATTTTTAATAGATAGACAAGGCAATATAGTAGGACGTTATGACCCTAGGGTAAAACCTGAAGAACTTGATGAGATAGTGTCAGAATTATTAAAAAAAGAATAA
- the tpx gene encoding thiol peroxidase, with amino-acid sequence MKITFQGGEVHLEGVSLVEGAKAPDFTGVKTDLSPWSLKDAGDTVKIISSVPSLDTPVCDVQTKRFNKEASSLKGVTVVTVSLDLPFAQARWCAAANANSHIVLSDYAERDFGKKFGTLIKELKLLTRAVFVLDKNNVVKYVQYVPEITHEPDYEAAIKAAKELL; translated from the coding sequence ATGAAAATAACATTTCAAGGCGGAGAAGTACATTTAGAAGGTGTTTCATTGGTAGAAGGTGCTAAAGCTCCTGATTTTACTGGAGTTAAAACAGATTTAAGTCCATGGTCTTTAAAAGATGCTGGCGATACAGTAAAAATTATTTCTTCTGTACCATCTTTGGATACTCCTGTATGTGATGTACAAACTAAAAGATTTAATAAAGAAGCTTCTTCTTTAAAAGGTGTAACAGTTGTAACAGTATCTCTTGATTTACCTTTTGCTCAGGCAAGATGGTGTGCTGCTGCTAATGCTAATTCACATATAGTATTATCAGATTATGCTGAAAGGGATTTTGGTAAGAAATTTGGTACTTTAATAAAAGAATTAAAACTTCTTACTCGTGCTGTATTTGTACTTGATAAAAACAATGTCGTAAAATATGTACAATATGTTCCAGAAATTACTCATGAACCTGATTATGAAGCAGCAATAAAAGCAGCTAAAGAGCTTTTATAA
- the rsmH gene encoding 16S rRNA (cytosine(1402)-N(4))-methyltransferase RsmH: protein MDNNIVHTPVMLKEILSFIPENANIAVDATLGEGGHTKAMLDLNLEVHSFERDDKILEVAKNRLKDYKRFHYYNNTYDKMIEELDENVIGNVDFMLYDLGISMFHFKKANRGFSFKDDVKLDMRLGINNKSAYDVINGYSEKELERVFREYGEMHNASKIANIIVNERKKKTIETSKELENIIFHHTDKSKRFGKIHPATLVFQAIRIEVNDELNILEKSISNISKILKNGGVAAIMSYHSLEDRIVKRFLKDNEKTKNKDGIFKLLNSKVITPTNEEIKLNPASRSAKLRVAKLII, encoded by the coding sequence ATGGATAATAATATAGTTCATACACCTGTAATGCTTAAAGAAATTTTAAGTTTCATACCAGAAAATGCTAATATTGCAGTGGACGCTACATTAGGTGAGGGCGGTCATACTAAGGCAATGCTTGATTTAAATCTTGAAGTTCATAGCTTTGAAAGAGATGATAAAATACTTGAAGTTGCAAAGAATAGGCTTAAAGATTATAAAAGGTTCCATTACTATAACAACACTTATGATAAGATGATAGAAGAGCTTGATGAAAATGTTATTGGCAATGTTGATTTTATGCTCTATGACCTTGGCATTTCTATGTTTCATTTCAAAAAGGCTAATAGGGGATTTTCTTTTAAAGATGATGTTAAACTTGATATGCGTCTTGGTATTAATAATAAAAGTGCCTATGATGTTATTAATGGCTATTCAGAAAAAGAGCTTGAGAGAGTTTTTAGAGAATACGGCGAAATGCATAATGCTTCAAAGATTGCAAACATTATAGTAAACGAAAGAAAGAAAAAAACTATAGAAACTTCAAAAGAATTAGAAAATATCATATTTCATCATACAGATAAATCAAAAAGGTTTGGTAAGATTCACCCCGCAACATTAGTGTTTCAGGCTATAAGGATAGAGGTTAATGATGAGCTTAATATATTAGAAAAGTCTATTTCAAATATCAGCAAAATTTTAAAAAACGGCGGAGTTGCTGCTATAATGAGTTATCATTCTTTGGAAGATAGAATAGTTAAGAGATTTTTGAAAGACAATGAAAAAACTAAAAATAAAGATGGTATATTTAAATTACTAAATTCTAAAGTTATAACTCCGACAAATGAAGAAATAAAATTAAATCCAGCAAGCAGAAGTGCTAAACTTAGAGTTGCAAAATTAATAATTTAA